DNA from Algisphaera agarilytica:
GGAGTACTTCGATCAGCCCCGCCAGCTCGCCGCCAAGGAAGAAGGCAAGAGCAAGGAAGAGATCAACGAAGTCAGCAAGTACATCCCCAACGTCATCGAGCCGGCCTCCGGCCTGACACGGGCCGTGCTCGTGCTGCTCTGCGAGGCGTTCACGCCGGACGAGTCGCGGGCCTCGAAGGTGTACATGAAGTTCAAGCCCAAGTTCGCCCCGGTGAAGGCCGGCATCTTCCCCCTGGTGAACAAAGACGGCATGCCCGAGAAAGCGCTGTCGCTCTACATGGAACTCCGCGAGAAGTTCACCTGCGAATACGACGCCAAGCAGTCCATCGGTAAGCGTTACGCCCGCATGGACGAGATCGGCACGCCCTTCTGCTTCACCGTGGATGGCGACACCGCAACCGACGACTCGGTCACCGTCCGCCACCGCGACACCCAGGAGCAGGAACGCGTGAACATCAGCCAGGTCGAATCGTTCCTGGCTGAGAAGCTGGCGGACTGAGTTTGGAACCGCAGATCAACGCGGATGAACGCAGATAAATTCCTGCCGGCTTGGTTTTGACGCCAAGCCTGATATCCGCGTTAATCAGCGTTGATCTGCGGTTTCAATTAAGAGGTTTTCCATGTCGCGTTCCCGTGCTGCCCTCCTCGCTCTACTTTTTATCGCGCCGATCCAGCTCGTCGGTACAACGACGGCGATGGTGCTGTTCCCCGACGCAACCTGGGCGAAGGTCGGTTTCGGGATCGCCAAGGTGCTGATGATGTTGGCCCCGTTGGCGTGGCTGATCAAGGTCGAGAAGGTCAAGCCGCGCATCCCGAAGTGGGAGAAGTTTCCGTTCGGGTCGGGGATGCTGTGGGCGCACGCGACCGGGGTGCTGATCTTCGTGATCATTGCCGGGGCGTACTACGGGTTTGGCAAGAGCTGGATCGACACGGGCCCGATGCTGGAGAAGGTGCAGCAGATGGGGTTGGACAACCTCTGGCTGTACCTGGCCGGGGCGTTGTACTGGTGCACGATCAACTCGCTGCTGGAGGAATACTTCTGGCGGTGGTTCATCTTCAGCCGGCTGCGTGACGTCCTCCCGGCGACCAAGGCCGGCATCACCGCGGCGATCGTGATCTGCGGCTTGCTGTTCACGGCCCACCACGTCGTCGCGCTCAAGGTCTACTTCGATTGGAACATCACCCTGCTCGGCTCGCTGGGCTGTTTCATCGGCGGCGTCACGTGGTCCATCCTCTACCTCAAAACCAAAAACATCTACACCGCTTACGTCAGCCACGTCTACCCCGACCTGATCATCTTCTACATCGGCTGGGAGTTGATCTTCCGGAGCGCATCATGACCCACCCTTCTTCGGAAGCCAGGACCGACGACGACGCCACACTCGCGGACCTCAAAGCGGCGATGGAAGCCTTTGTCGCCGAGCGGAATTGGGAGGCGTATCACCAGCCCAAGAACCTCGCGGGATCGATCGCGATCGAGGCGGCGGAGTTGATGGAGTTGTTCCAGTGGGACCCCGTGCAACAGCCCCCCAAAATCATCGGCGACGAGGCGAAGATGCAGCGCATCCGCGAAGAACTGTCAGATGTGTTGGCCTACACGCTGGCGATGGCGAACCGGCTGGACATCGATCTGTCCTCGGCGTTTACCGCGAAGATGGTGATGAACCGGGAGAAA
Protein-coding regions in this window:
- a CDS encoding CPBP family intramembrane glutamic endopeptidase; translation: MSRSRAALLALLFIAPIQLVGTTTAMVLFPDATWAKVGFGIAKVLMMLAPLAWLIKVEKVKPRIPKWEKFPFGSGMLWAHATGVLIFVIIAGAYYGFGKSWIDTGPMLEKVQQMGLDNLWLYLAGALYWCTINSLLEEYFWRWFIFSRLRDVLPATKAGITAAIVICGLLFTAHHVVALKVYFDWNITLLGSLGCFIGGVTWSILYLKTKNIYTAYVSHVYPDLIIFYIGWELIFRSAS
- a CDS encoding nucleotide pyrophosphohydrolase, with protein sequence MTHPSSEARTDDDATLADLKAAMEAFVAERNWEAYHQPKNLAGSIAIEAAELMELFQWDPVQQPPKIIGDEAKMQRIREELSDVLAYTLAMANRLDIDLSSAFTAKMVMNREKYPVGSEDFKKG